From the Streptomyces sp. NBC_01216 genome, the window GCAGCGCGTCCGGCAGCACGACGGCGCCCGCGACCGTGGTCCCCATGGTGGCCCGCCCGGGTTCCCCGCTCGCCGCCTCGTACACCGCCCGGTTGCAGTCGTTCATGGCGTGCCGGACGCCCTCGGCGCTGACCGGCCACGCGGCCGGCCCGGCCAGCCGGCGCACGACCAGGCCACTGGCCACCTCGCCGGCCGGATGCCCGCCCAGCCCGTCGGCGACGGCGACCACGAGGGGCGTGCCGAGCGGGAAGAGGAAGGTCTGCGGATTCTCGGTCACCGTGCCGCACAGGGTCCATGGTCCGACGACGAGGCTGTCCTCGTTGTGCTCCCGGACCAGCCCGGCATGGCTCAGCGCGGTGACGGCCGTGTACGGCACCTCGATGCCCCGCTCTCCGTCGTGGCGGACGGTTTCCTCACCCCCATTGTCCCGCCGGCATGCGTCCCGCGGCCCGCCGGAGCACGCTGGTCCCGGAGCCGCCCGTCCCTCCGACCGGCGACCCGGACCACGAAAGGACGTCCGCGGATGTTCGCGAGGCTGAGCACCTACCAGGGATCACCGGTACCCGCGACGGGGGACCTGGCCGCCAACGCGGTGACCGTCGTCAGCCAGGTCAAGCACCTGCCCGGTTTCCTCGGGGTCTACTACCTGGTCGACCGGGCCTCGGGAAAGGCGAGGACGCTGACCCTGTGGGCGAACGAGGACGCGATGCGGGAGAGCGAGGAGGTGACCTCCCACATCCGCGAGGAGGTGGCCGCCCGAGAGGGCCAGCGGGTCCTGTCGGTCGAACGCTTC encodes:
- a CDS encoding PP2C family protein-serine/threonine phosphatase, translating into MPYTAVTALSHAGLVREHNEDSLVVGPWTLCGTVTENPQTFLFPLGTPLVVAVADGLGGHPAGEVASGLVVRRLAGPAAWPVSAEGVRHAMNDCNRAVYEAASGEPGRATMGTTVAGAVVLPDALLVFNVGDSRVYAAGAGPLRRLSVDDSPPSEPGHTTSLVTQTLGGGRVFSAVDPHVRRHPSTVGDRFLVCSDGLTDPVPDEVLDRLLRSHDDSRAAFELWKAAIEAGGPDNITLALIRIGA